A genomic stretch from Euwallacea fornicatus isolate EFF26 chromosome 10, ASM4011564v1, whole genome shotgun sequence includes:
- the LOC136341545 gene encoding ras-related protein Rab-2, with amino-acid sequence MSYAYLFKYIIIGDTGVGKSCLLLQFTDKRFQPVHDLTIGVEFGARMITIDSKQIKLQIWDTAGQEAFRSITRSYYRGAAGALLVYDITRRETFNHLTTWLDDARQHSNSNMVIMLIGNKSDLESRREVKKEEGEAFAREHGLVFMETSAKTAANVEEAFINTAKEIYEKIQEGVFDINNEANGIKIGPQHSPTNPSLPGAGGSGGSQGSGCC; translated from the exons atgtcttatgcctatttgtttaaatatattataatcgGGGACACTG GTGTGGGTAAATCTTGTCTCCTTCTCCAATTCACCGACAAGAGATTTCAACCAGTCCATGACTTGACTATCGGAGTAGAATTTGGAGCTCGAATGATTACAATTGAtagcaaacaaattaaacttcaGATCTGGGACACTGCAGGCCAAGAAGCTTTTCG ATCTATCACAAGATCATACTATCGGGGAGCAGCTGGAGCTCTGTTAGTTTATGATATCACTCGAAGGGAAACTTTCAATCATCTGACTACATGGTTAGATGATGCAAGGCAGCATTCAAATTCGAACATGGTTATTATGCTGATTGGCAACAAGAG TGATCTTGAGTCGAGAAGAGAGGTTAAAAAGGAAGAGGGTGAGGCTTTTGCAAGAGAGCATGGTCTAGTTTTTATGGAAACCTCAGCGAAAACTGCCGCTAATGTCGAGGAGGCTTTCATTAATACTGCCAAAGagatttatgagaaaattcAAGAAGGCGTTTTTGATATCAACAATGAG GCAAATGGAATCAAAATTGGACCCCAACATTCTCCTACTAACCCTTCATTGCCTGGTGCAGGTGGCTCAGGAGGATCTCAGGGTTCAGGCTGCTGTTAG
- the Fcp1 gene encoding RNA polymerase II subunit A C-terminal domain phosphatase isoform X1, whose product MAEDAVAVSQSQTKPIKIKKWKIQEGTTVSVGRVILTYEFAEAEKPEQRKLKSKRAGIIVKILAEEGTVVQPGQSLYEIKACSHPTIMNDMCAECGADLQKDDTLKGTASVPMIHAIPDLKVSEELAQKLGQADSERLLKDRKLVLLVDLDQTLIHTTNDNIPPNIKDVYHFQLYGPKSPWYHTRLRPGTHKFLESICQYYELHICTFGARNYAHMIAMFLDPDQKFFSNRILSRDECFVPTSKKANLRALFPCGDDLVCIIDDREDVWSHATNLIHVKPYHFFQHTGDINAPPGLDKHDADDKEGVDLTKLIKNSSEKSQAEKSCESIESIADEEIKEVVENDNTIIEEIDSPNEENNEAESGEENKDRSDISEENKLKEEVEPIVDKNEDSKIEWKSEGTSLKSMEITEVNNEKLEIVEADSTEHAETNKETDNLEQPSCEISNGKLKISSEPEVSKQPQQDSKEGDFIVIEDPDDYLAYLEDVLKNIHSSYYELYDRMESGKIPDLKKVIPYVKSRILKSCKLVFSGLVPTHCKLEKSKAYQLARSLGAEVQGEIDDDTTHLVAVRPGTLKVNAGRKKKNLKIVTPDWLWCCAERWEKVDERVFPLNAKGSKNRHPPPHCSSPEHVPSYPEHDTPALRKRTPSGRFMDTINPLMSFSSDDIADMDKEVEDILDDDTDDSEEEKKMIANDVNIEGGEADEEDTDIEEANFNHMVQTEILDTYDVQQDDGEREAAKNSLETDENEFNETVDDVEEHNSRKRRHEEDENSQDVPSVKFRRGEDVDELDIDQALQDPDDNDSDSFESPDEEDEGEWNIMGQALEREFLSD is encoded by the exons ATGGCGGAAGATGCCGTCGCAGTGTCGCAATCTCAAACAAaacccataaaaataaaaaaatggaaaattcagGAAGGAACTACGGTTTCCGTAGGAAGAGTAATCCTTACGTACGAGTTTGCGGAGGCTGAGAAGCCCGAACAAAGGAAATTAAAGTCGAAACGGGCCGGTATTATCGTCAAAATTTTGGCGGAAGAAGGCACAGTTGTGCAACCTGG GCAATCACTGTATGAAATTAAAGCATGTAGTCATCCCACAATTATGAATGATATGTGTGCTGAATGTGGGGCTGATCTACAAAAGGATGATACCCTAAAAGGTACTGCCTCAGTGCCAATGATCCATGCCATTCCAGACTTAAAAGTTAGCGAAGAA CTAGCACAAAAATTAGGTCAGGCAGATAGTGAACGACTACTTAAAGATAGGAAATTAGTACTCTTAGTGGATCTTGATCAAACCCTGATCCATACAACAAATGATAACATTCCTCCAAACATTAAGGATGTTTATCATTTTCAGCTATATGGGCCTAAGTCTCCCTGGTATCACACTAG ACTAAGACCAGGTACCCACAAATTTCTAGAATCAATATGCCAATATTATGAGCTTCATATTTGCACTTTTGGTGCCAGAAATTATGCCCATATGATAGCCATGTTTTTAGACCCTGATCAAAAGTTCTTTTCTAATAGAATTTTAAGCCGGGATGAATGTTTTGTACCAACAAGTAAAAAGGCTAATTTAag AGCATTATTTCCGTGTGGAGATGATCTGGTTTGCATCATAGATGACCGAGAAGATGTTTGGTCTCATGCTACAAACCTCATCCATGTTAAACCTTATCATTTCTTCCAACATACAGGGGACATTAATGCCCCTCCTGGGTTGGATAAACATGATGCTGATGACAAGGAGGGTGtagatttaacaaaattaattaaaaatagttctGAAAAGAGCCAggcagaaaaaagttgtgaaagTATTGAAAGTATTGCCGatgaagaaattaaagaagTTGTGGAAAATGACAACacaataattgaagaaattgataGTCCAAATGAGGAAAATAATGAGGCTGAAAGTGGAGAAGAGAACAAAGATAGAAGTGATATTTCTGAAGAAAATAAGCTGAAAGAAGAAGTTGAACCAATTGttgataaaaatgaagattcAAAAATCGAATGGAAAAGTGAAGGCACATCACTTAAATCCATGGAAATAACTGAAGTTAACAATGAGAAATTGGAGATTGTAGAAGCAGATTCAACTGAACATGCTGAGACAAATAAAGAGACTGATAATTTAGAACAACCATCATGTGAAATAAGCAATGGTAAATTGAAGATTTCATCAGAGCCTGAAGTGAGTAAGCAacctcaacaagattcaaaaGAAGGAGACTTTATAGTAATTGAAGATCCTGATGATTATTTGGCATACCTGGAGGATGTTCTCAAAAACATTCATTCTTCCTATTATGAGTTATATGATAGAATGGAGTCTGGGAAGATTCCAGATTTGAAAAAGGTTATTCCTT ATGTAAAAAGCCGCATTTTGAAGAGTTGTAAATTGGTGTTTAGTGGTTTAGTTCCCACACAttgtaaattagaaaaatcaaaagcTTATCAATTGGCTCGAAGTTTGGGAGCTGAAGTACAAGGAGAAATAGATGATGATACTACCCATTTGGTGGCTGTTCGTCCTGGAACTCTCAAG GTCAACGCTGgtcgcaaaaaaaagaacctAAAAATAGTAACTCCTGATTGGTTGTGGTGTTGTGCAGAGCGATGGGAAAAAGTTGACGAACGGGTATTTCCGTTAAATGCCAAAGGCTCAAAAAACCGCCATCCACCTCCACATTGCAGCAGTCCAGAGCACGTGCCAAGTTACCCGGAACACGACACTCCTGCACTTAGAAAACGAACTCCAAGTGGAAGATTTATGGACACCATCAACCCTCTAATGTCCTTTTCCAGTGATGACATTGCTGACATGGATAAAGAA GTGGAAGACATTTTGGATGATGATACTGACGACTCTgaagaagaaaagaaaatgattgCCAATGATGTGAATATCGAAGGAGGGGAAGCTGATGAAGAAGATACTGATATTGAAGAAGCAAACTTCAACCATATGGTGCAGACAGAAATCTTGGATACGTACGATGTGCAGCAGGATGATGGGGAGAGAGAAGCAGCCAAAAATTCATTAGAAACCgatgaaaatgaatttaacgAGActg TAGATGATGTTGAAGAGCACAATAGCAGAAAACGTCGTCATGAAGAGGATGAAAACAGCCAAGATGTTCCAAGCGTAAAGTTTCGAAGAGGAGAAGACGTGGACGAGCTGGATATTGATCAAGCTCTCCAAGATCCTGACGATAACGATAGTGATAGTTTTGAATCTCCTGATGAAGAAGATGAAGGGGAATGGAACATAATGGGACAGGCGTTGGAACGGGAGTTTTTGTCTGATTaa
- the Fcp1 gene encoding RNA polymerase II subunit A C-terminal domain phosphatase isoform X2, with translation MAEDAVAVSQSQTKPIKIKKWKIQEGTTVSVGRVILTYEFAEAEKPEQRKLKSKRAGIIVKILAEEGTVVQPGQSLYEIKACSHPTIMNDMCAECGADLQKDDTLKGTASVPMIHAIPDLKVSEELAQKLGQADSERLLKDRKLVLLVDLDQTLIHTTNDNIPPNIKDVYHFQLYGPKSPWYHTRLRPGTHKFLESICQYYELHICTFGARNYAHMIAMFLDPDQKFFSNRILSRDECFVPTSKKANLRALFPCGDDLVCIIDDREDVWSHATNLIHVKPYHFFQHTGDINAPPGLDKHDADDKEGVDLTKLIKNSSEKSQAEKSCESIESIADEEIKEVVENDNTIIEEIDSPNEENNEAESGEENKDRSDISEENKLKEEVEPIVDKNEDSKIEWKSEGTSLKSMEITEVNNEKLEIVEADSTEHAETNKETDNLEQPSCEISNGKLKISSEPEVSKQPQQDSKEGDFIVIEDPDDYLAYLEDVLKNIHSSYYELYDRMESGKIPDLKKVIPYVKSRILKSCKLVFSGLVPTHCKLEKSKAYQLARSLGAEVQGEIDDDTTHLVAVRPGTLKVNAGRKKKNLKIVTPDWLWCCAERWEKVDERVFPLNAKGSKNRHPPPHCSSPEHVPSYPEHDTPALRKRTPSGRFMDTINPLMSFSSDDIADMDKEVEDILDDDTDDSEEEKKMIANDVNIEGGEADEEDTDIEEANFNHMVQTEILDTYDVQQDDGEREAAKNSLETDENEFNETDDVEEHNSRKRRHEEDENSQDVPSVKFRRGEDVDELDIDQALQDPDDNDSDSFESPDEEDEGEWNIMGQALEREFLSD, from the exons ATGGCGGAAGATGCCGTCGCAGTGTCGCAATCTCAAACAAaacccataaaaataaaaaaatggaaaattcagGAAGGAACTACGGTTTCCGTAGGAAGAGTAATCCTTACGTACGAGTTTGCGGAGGCTGAGAAGCCCGAACAAAGGAAATTAAAGTCGAAACGGGCCGGTATTATCGTCAAAATTTTGGCGGAAGAAGGCACAGTTGTGCAACCTGG GCAATCACTGTATGAAATTAAAGCATGTAGTCATCCCACAATTATGAATGATATGTGTGCTGAATGTGGGGCTGATCTACAAAAGGATGATACCCTAAAAGGTACTGCCTCAGTGCCAATGATCCATGCCATTCCAGACTTAAAAGTTAGCGAAGAA CTAGCACAAAAATTAGGTCAGGCAGATAGTGAACGACTACTTAAAGATAGGAAATTAGTACTCTTAGTGGATCTTGATCAAACCCTGATCCATACAACAAATGATAACATTCCTCCAAACATTAAGGATGTTTATCATTTTCAGCTATATGGGCCTAAGTCTCCCTGGTATCACACTAG ACTAAGACCAGGTACCCACAAATTTCTAGAATCAATATGCCAATATTATGAGCTTCATATTTGCACTTTTGGTGCCAGAAATTATGCCCATATGATAGCCATGTTTTTAGACCCTGATCAAAAGTTCTTTTCTAATAGAATTTTAAGCCGGGATGAATGTTTTGTACCAACAAGTAAAAAGGCTAATTTAag AGCATTATTTCCGTGTGGAGATGATCTGGTTTGCATCATAGATGACCGAGAAGATGTTTGGTCTCATGCTACAAACCTCATCCATGTTAAACCTTATCATTTCTTCCAACATACAGGGGACATTAATGCCCCTCCTGGGTTGGATAAACATGATGCTGATGACAAGGAGGGTGtagatttaacaaaattaattaaaaatagttctGAAAAGAGCCAggcagaaaaaagttgtgaaagTATTGAAAGTATTGCCGatgaagaaattaaagaagTTGTGGAAAATGACAACacaataattgaagaaattgataGTCCAAATGAGGAAAATAATGAGGCTGAAAGTGGAGAAGAGAACAAAGATAGAAGTGATATTTCTGAAGAAAATAAGCTGAAAGAAGAAGTTGAACCAATTGttgataaaaatgaagattcAAAAATCGAATGGAAAAGTGAAGGCACATCACTTAAATCCATGGAAATAACTGAAGTTAACAATGAGAAATTGGAGATTGTAGAAGCAGATTCAACTGAACATGCTGAGACAAATAAAGAGACTGATAATTTAGAACAACCATCATGTGAAATAAGCAATGGTAAATTGAAGATTTCATCAGAGCCTGAAGTGAGTAAGCAacctcaacaagattcaaaaGAAGGAGACTTTATAGTAATTGAAGATCCTGATGATTATTTGGCATACCTGGAGGATGTTCTCAAAAACATTCATTCTTCCTATTATGAGTTATATGATAGAATGGAGTCTGGGAAGATTCCAGATTTGAAAAAGGTTATTCCTT ATGTAAAAAGCCGCATTTTGAAGAGTTGTAAATTGGTGTTTAGTGGTTTAGTTCCCACACAttgtaaattagaaaaatcaaaagcTTATCAATTGGCTCGAAGTTTGGGAGCTGAAGTACAAGGAGAAATAGATGATGATACTACCCATTTGGTGGCTGTTCGTCCTGGAACTCTCAAG GTCAACGCTGgtcgcaaaaaaaagaacctAAAAATAGTAACTCCTGATTGGTTGTGGTGTTGTGCAGAGCGATGGGAAAAAGTTGACGAACGGGTATTTCCGTTAAATGCCAAAGGCTCAAAAAACCGCCATCCACCTCCACATTGCAGCAGTCCAGAGCACGTGCCAAGTTACCCGGAACACGACACTCCTGCACTTAGAAAACGAACTCCAAGTGGAAGATTTATGGACACCATCAACCCTCTAATGTCCTTTTCCAGTGATGACATTGCTGACATGGATAAAGAA GTGGAAGACATTTTGGATGATGATACTGACGACTCTgaagaagaaaagaaaatgattgCCAATGATGTGAATATCGAAGGAGGGGAAGCTGATGAAGAAGATACTGATATTGAAGAAGCAAACTTCAACCATATGGTGCAGACAGAAATCTTGGATACGTACGATGTGCAGCAGGATGATGGGGAGAGAGAAGCAGCCAAAAATTCATTAGAAACCgatgaaaatgaatttaacgAGActg ATGATGTTGAAGAGCACAATAGCAGAAAACGTCGTCATGAAGAGGATGAAAACAGCCAAGATGTTCCAAGCGTAAAGTTTCGAAGAGGAGAAGACGTGGACGAGCTGGATATTGATCAAGCTCTCCAAGATCCTGACGATAACGATAGTGATAGTTTTGAATCTCCTGATGAAGAAGATGAAGGGGAATGGAACATAATGGGACAGGCGTTGGAACGGGAGTTTTTGTCTGATTaa
- the mRpS17 gene encoding small ribosomal subunit protein uS17m gives MAFPAANKTFMLLGVCVPSLKQGASKFKIKRLELDMNLNMYFPKYEQVYAYDPDQICKTGDVVLIEQLPTKLTQLITHKVKEVVYPLGDLVCPVTRKKVVASRYRDHVEEVNKVFGESPSAFKYDKAPPRGWQEDKKDFSHKETYIKYHDDGTEQPYAV, from the exons ATGGCTTTTCCCGCAGCAAACAAAACTTTCATGCTATTAGGCGTGTGCGTCCCAAGCCTGAAACAAGGTGCCTCAAAGTTTAAGATCAAAAGATTAGAACTGGACATGAACCTAAATATG TACTTTCCCAAATATGAACAAGTTTATGCTTATGATCCTGACCAAATTTGCAAAACTGGTGATGTGGTTCTAATTGAGCAGCTGCCAACGAAACTCACACAGCTCATAACTCATAAGGTTAAAGAAGTGGTGTATCCTTTAGGAGATTTGGTATGTCCAGTGACAAGGAAGAAAGTTGTGGCAAGTCGATATAGGGACCATGTTGAGGAGGTTAATAAAGTATTTGGCGAGAGTCCTTCTGCATTTAAATATGACAAGGCTCCTCCAAGGGGATGGCAAGAGGACAAGAAAGATTTCTCACATAAGGAAACATACATTAAGTATCATGATGATGGAACAGAACAACCTTATGCagtttaa